TGCTGGTTTTGCCGATCATTGTGTCGCATCCTCCGCGTTGCCGGCTCTCATAGATGCGATCGCAGCGCTGCCCGCTGCCGCCACTGCAGCAGACGTGCATGCTCTCATCCGAACCATGGCGGCGGATACAGGCGAAAGCCGGCTTGCGGCAAACGGAGAGTTGATCGATCGAGCGTTTTCGGCAGACACGGTGGAGGAAATTCTGAAGGCTTTGGCCGCTGAGCCCGGAGAGTTTGCCGCTGAAGCTGCCGGCGTCATCGCCACCCGTTCGCCGACCAGCCTGAAGCTGACCTTGCGGCTTCTCAGGGCAGGGCGAACGAGCGCCGATTTGGCCGAATGCCTCGATCGTGAACTCGGCGCTTGCAAGGGCATATTGTATAATCACGATTTCTACGAGGGCGTGCGCGCCGCCGTCATCGACAAGGACCGCAATCCGAAATGGTCTCCGGCGAGCCTCGCCGAAGTGACGGCGGATGCCATCGACCGTTTCTTCATACCGGCGCAGCCACCACTTTTCGCAAGATAACCGATCATGGGAGGAAAACATCATGACACGGATCGCATTCATCGGCCTCGGCAATATGGGAGGTCCGATGGCCGCCAACCTCGTCAAGGCTGGCCACGCCGTCACTGGGTTCGATCTTTCGCATGACGTGCTGAAGGCAGCCGAAGCATCGGGTGTAAAGCCTGCCAGCGTGCTGACCGAGGCCCTGACGGATGCCGAAGTGATCGTGACCATGCTGCCGAAGGGCCAGCATGTCCTCACCGTCTGGACCGACGTGCTGCGGTCCGTGCCGAAGGGAACGCTGCTGATCGACAGCTCTACCATCGATGTCGATAGCGCCCGCAAGGCGCATGCCATGGCAGGCGATGCCGGTTGCCTTTCGCTTGATGCCCCGGTTTCGGGGGGCACGGGCGGCGCTGCAGCGGGAACGCTGACTTTCATGGCCGGCGGCTCGACGGAAAGCTTCGCGGCTGCAAAGCCGCTGCTCGAGGTGATGGGCAAGAAGATCGTCCATTGCGGCGATGCCGGCGCCGGCCAGGCCGCGAAGATCTGCAACAACAT
The Rhizobium sp. 11515TR DNA segment above includes these coding regions:
- the mmsB gene encoding 3-hydroxyisobutyrate dehydrogenase, which produces MTRIAFIGLGNMGGPMAANLVKAGHAVTGFDLSHDVLKAAEASGVKPASVLTEALTDAEVIVTMLPKGQHVLTVWTDVLRSVPKGTLLIDSSTIDVDSARKAHAMAGDAGCLSLDAPVSGGTGGAAAGTLTFMAGGSTESFAAAKPLLEVMGKKIVHCGDAGAGQAAKICNNMILGISMIGVCEAFVLGEKLGLSHQALFDVASTSSGQCWSINTYCPVPGPVPTSPANNDYKPGFAAALMLKDLRLSQEAALSSGASTPLGAEAAQLYALFEKLGNGGRDFSAIIEMFREAK